The genomic region TATTATTATGCACTGTGGAAATGTGGAAACATATATAAATAGAGCGGTTGTAAGAGAATATCCTGTGGAAAAAAAATTTGATTTTTGTGGAGAAATATTATCAACAAAGTTTCGCACATGATTGTCAACAGCTTATGTGGGAAAATGAAAACTATGTGTATAATATGTGGGAATGCAATAGAAATCACTATATATAATTATTGTGGAAAAAATTGTACAAAAGTTATAAAGCATTGTAAATACTGAAAAAATTAATATTTTTTCTTGTGGAAAAGCATGTGGAAAACTTTTGTGGAAAATCTTGATTATTTATTTTATATATGTTATAGTTAAGGCAAATAGAAAGGCTGGAATTATTGTGAAATTTAAAATTTTTATTTATAGGAATACTGTTAAAAAAGGAGAGAAAAAATAAATGGATGTTGTGAAATTGTGGGAAAAAATTAAGAAAATTATGAAAAAAAGAGTTAATGAAGGGGAATTTGAGCTGTTTTTTGAAAATGTGGAGGCAACTAAACTTGAAGAGAGTGTCTTTACTCTTACTTGTAATTCGAAGCTAATAAAGGAAAATATGGAAAAATATAAAAGCCAGATGGAAGAAATTATAGAAATTGTGACAGATGAAGAAGTTACGATAAACTTTGAGATAAAAAAACAGGATGTGATGTCGTATAAGCCTGAAACTCACAGTTTTCCAAAAGAAACAATGGAAAAAGCTTCACTTGTTCACACAGGACTAAATCCAAAGCACAGGCTTGATAATTTTGTTGTTGGGGAAAACAGTAAGCTTGCATATAATGCCTGTCTTGCAGTTGTAAAAAATCCAACGGTTTATAACCCTCTTTTTATTTTTGGAAGTTCAGGGCTTGGAAAAACCCATCTTATGCAGGCTGTAGGAAATGCAATTTTAGAAAATGACCCAAGTAAGCGTGTTTATTATTCTACTTCTGAAGAATTTGCAAATGAATTTTTTAAAGTTTTGAACAGTGGACGAATTCAGCATTTTCGTGATACATTCCGTGCTTTAGATGTACTTCTTCTAGATGATATACAATTTTTTGAAAAGGTGTTTGGACGTGGAGAAGGGACTGTGGAAGAAGAATTTTTCCACACATTTAACAAGTTGCAGGAACTTGGAAAACAGATAATAATGATAAGTGACAAGTCGCCAAAGGAAATAAAAAATCTGTCAAAACGTCTAGAATCAAGATTTTTGTCAGGCCTAACAGTGGAAATCCAAAGTCCAGGATATGAAACTCGTATGATGATTCTAAAAAACATGGCAAAAGCACAGGGAATCGAAATAGACGACAGTATTTTAGAATATATTTCAGACTCTCTTGATACAAACGTAAGAGAACTGGAAGGAACGCTTACAAATTTAAATGCCCGTGCAAAACTTCTAGATGAACAGATAACGTTAGAACTTGTGCAGGAAATGCTTATGCATAACGTAAAACGAGAACAGTCTAAAGTAACAGCAAAAAAAGTAATAGAAATGATTTCTGCACAGTATGGTGTCAGTGTAACCGACATGAAATCCAAAAAACGTCAGAAAAAAATAGTTGAAACAAGACAAATTGCAATGTATCTGTTAAAGAATAATGATGAATTGGATTTAAGCCTGACAGCAATTGGTGGACTTTTTGGCGGAAAAGATCACAGCACGGTTATAAGCAGTATTAGAAAAATTGATAAGAAAACGAAGGAAGATGTTGCGT from Leptotrichia hongkongensis harbors:
- the dnaA gene encoding chromosomal replication initiator protein DnaA, whose product is MDVVKLWEKIKKIMKKRVNEGEFELFFENVEATKLEESVFTLTCNSKLIKENMEKYKSQMEEIIEIVTDEEVTINFEIKKQDVMSYKPETHSFPKETMEKASLVHTGLNPKHRLDNFVVGENSKLAYNACLAVVKNPTVYNPLFIFGSSGLGKTHLMQAVGNAILENDPSKRVYYSTSEEFANEFFKVLNSGRIQHFRDTFRALDVLLLDDIQFFEKVFGRGEGTVEEEFFHTFNKLQELGKQIIMISDKSPKEIKNLSKRLESRFLSGLTVEIQSPGYETRMMILKNMAKAQGIEIDDSILEYISDSLDTNVRELEGTLTNLNARAKLLDEQITLELVQEMLMHNVKREQSKVTAKKVIEMISAQYGVSVTDMKSKKRQKKIVETRQIAMYLLKNNDELDLSLTAIGGLFGGKDHSTVISSIRKIDKKTKEDVAFKKEIEALNKKIFRA